One Desulfosalsimonas propionicica genomic window carries:
- a CDS encoding sigma-54-dependent transcriptional regulator — MTASRVLIVDDDQVARKNLVRIFSRQGYDVLQAGSGTEAVRQVSEGGIDLVITDLVMDEMNGLELLSRIRDTDPAIEVIVVTAYASIATAIEATKKGAYHYLEKPFRPEAVTHLAQQAIEKSRLRKKVSELETRLQSHRREPALIGESPEIREVVNVSRQVAKTDCNVLITGESGTGKELAAQTIHYHSGRRDKNFLAVNCGAFTEDLLANELFGHEKDAFTGASTARAGLLETASGGTLFLDEIGDMPLSMQVKVMRALEEQKVIRVGGNQPVPVDVRIIAATNKDLKKALSAGFFRQDLYFRLKVISIYIPPLRERKRDIPLLAHFFLTRAANKTDKKFTGFSKQAMDALLNYDFPGNVRELENIVERAAAMARDQEIQTEDLPPDISEMEVFSFSRPDAGIKSLEEIKQDYIQWVLNKSGRNKTRAAQLLGINRASLWRHLRRNEIED; from the coding sequence ATGACAGCCTCACGGGTTCTCATCGTTGACGACGACCAGGTGGCCAGGAAAAATCTGGTCCGGATCTTTTCCCGGCAGGGATATGATGTACTGCAGGCCGGCAGCGGAACAGAGGCGGTACGCCAGGTTTCGGAAGGCGGCATTGATCTGGTGATCACAGACCTTGTCATGGATGAAATGAACGGCCTGGAACTGCTTTCCCGGATCAGGGACACGGACCCTGCAATCGAGGTTATCGTTGTGACGGCATATGCATCCATTGCCACCGCAATAGAAGCCACCAAAAAAGGCGCCTATCACTATCTTGAAAAGCCCTTCCGGCCGGAGGCTGTGACGCACCTGGCACAACAGGCCATTGAAAAAAGCCGGCTGCGCAAAAAGGTCAGCGAACTCGAAACCCGGCTTCAAAGCCACCGCCGGGAGCCGGCCTTGATTGGTGAAAGCCCGGAAATCCGGGAGGTCGTAAACGTCAGCCGACAGGTGGCCAAAACCGACTGCAACGTGCTGATCACCGGCGAATCCGGAACCGGCAAGGAGCTGGCCGCCCAAACGATTCACTACCACAGCGGCCGCAGGGATAAAAATTTCCTGGCGGTCAACTGCGGGGCCTTTACCGAGGATCTGCTGGCAAATGAGCTTTTCGGCCATGAAAAAGACGCCTTTACCGGCGCATCTACAGCCAGGGCCGGGCTGCTGGAAACCGCCAGCGGCGGCACCCTTTTTCTGGATGAAATCGGAGATATGCCCCTTAGCATGCAGGTCAAGGTGATGCGGGCCCTCGAGGAGCAGAAGGTGATCCGGGTCGGCGGCAACCAGCCCGTGCCCGTGGATGTCAGGATCATTGCCGCGACAAACAAGGACCTGAAAAAAGCATTGAGCGCAGGGTTTTTCCGGCAGGACCTGTATTTCCGCTTAAAGGTCATTTCCATCTACATTCCCCCGCTACGAGAGCGCAAGCGCGACATCCCGCTGCTGGCCCATTTTTTTCTTACCCGGGCGGCAAACAAGACAGACAAAAAATTTACCGGGTTTTCAAAGCAGGCCATGGACGCCCTGCTCAATTATGATTTTCCCGGCAATGTGCGGGAACTGGAAAACATCGTGGAGCGGGCCGCGGCAATGGCCCGTGATCAGGAAATCCAGACAGAGGATCTGCCGCCGGATATCTCGGAAATGGAGGTGTTTTCCTTCAGCCGGCCGGATGCAGGCATCAAGAGCCTCGAAGAGATCAAGCAGGATTATATTCAGTGGGTTTTAAACAAATCCGGCCGAAACAAAACCCGGGCAGCCCAGCTTTTGGGCATAAACCGGGCCTCTTTGTGGCGGCACCTGCGACGCAACGAGATAGAGGACTGA
- a CDS encoding universal stress protein, producing MKILVEVGRQNKMESVILQVAELAANTWANVTFLGLCPSPEAVNDTAENLDASRSIFLSGISDDVSLYAAHKAPYKLIKLENGTWDQQYEGSARKDLRFRIRYGNPGKAVVTEAGHANADIVVKGSRSHQHEPDETLKKVVSQAPCSVLIIREETKPQMIVCCLDQDTVSQSSMELINQLVSLYRAELEIVGITGAAGLSSEVDRRMASILSYYTDRNIKAWVRLVDAASLKTFVTQTEKDQLLALWMGRESLLDKIFSRQRIAGLAANAESSILILR from the coding sequence ATGAAAATACTTGTTGAGGTCGGCAGACAGAACAAAATGGAATCCGTGATCCTCCAGGTGGCGGAACTGGCGGCCAATACCTGGGCAAACGTCACGTTTCTCGGGCTTTGCCCTTCCCCGGAGGCCGTAAACGACACAGCCGAAAACCTTGATGCAAGCCGCAGCATTTTTTTGTCCGGCATCAGTGATGACGTCTCCCTGTATGCCGCCCACAAGGCTCCGTACAAGCTAATCAAGCTGGAGAACGGCACCTGGGATCAGCAGTATGAGGGCAGCGCCAGAAAGGATTTGCGCTTCCGCATCCGATACGGCAATCCCGGCAAGGCGGTGGTGACCGAAGCCGGGCATGCCAATGCGGACATTGTTGTCAAGGGCAGCCGAAGCCATCAGCATGAACCAGACGAGACCCTCAAAAAAGTGGTCAGCCAGGCGCCGTGCTCCGTGCTGATCATCCGGGAGGAAACAAAGCCGCAGATGATTGTCTGCTGCCTGGATCAGGACACGGTCAGCCAGTCGTCCATGGAACTGATCAATCAACTGGTCAGCCTCTACCGGGCTGAGCTCGAAATCGTGGGAATAACCGGGGCGGCCGGATTGTCCAGCGAAGTGGACCGCCGCATGGCAAGCATCCTGAGCTATTACACGGATCGCAACATAAAGGCGTGGGTCCGGCTGGTGGATGCGGCATCCCTGAAAACCTTTGTCACCCAGACGGAAAAGGATCAGCTGCTGGCGCTCTGGATGGGCCGGGAATCGCTTCTGGACAAGATATTTTCCAGACAGCGGATCGCCGGACTGGCGGCCAATGCCGAATCGTCCATCCTGATTCTGAGGTGA
- a CDS encoding sulfite exporter TauE/SafE family protein, with translation MELLLGRFIELDLATCLQVVMLGAVGGVLSGFVGSGGAFFMTPGMMNLGVPGVVAVASNITHKFGKAMMGSKKHGEYGNVDKRLALFMVATSFIGIRVAVMINSALFGNADGHGAGGTAASNLYISMIFILILFFVAISMLRDAMKSSKEGAGPSMKISAFISRLYLPPYIYFKVSNVKVSLWVILVCGLATGYLAGTIGVGGFIGVPAMIYIFGVPTAVAAGSELYLAMFMGAWGALSYAFEGFVDIRLAMLLYLGSLVGVYVGAYGVKVVNEVMIRMVTGLVILLCVLSRAVAVPMYLRQLGLISMDPAWDPYFNNISKAILFFAGISGLCIILYNVIKAYRQRRRIRSTLIEARAMQQTVSTTT, from the coding sequence ATGGAACTGTTACTGGGCCGTTTTATTGAACTGGACCTTGCGACATGTCTCCAGGTTGTCATGCTGGGAGCCGTGGGCGGGGTATTGAGCGGGTTTGTGGGCAGCGGGGGCGCATTTTTCATGACCCCGGGCATGATGAACCTGGGCGTGCCCGGGGTGGTGGCAGTGGCCAGCAACATTACCCACAAGTTCGGAAAGGCCATGATGGGAAGCAAGAAACACGGTGAGTACGGCAACGTGGACAAGCGGCTGGCGCTGTTCATGGTGGCGACTTCCTTTATCGGCATCCGCGTGGCCGTGATGATCAACAGCGCCCTTTTCGGAAACGCCGACGGCCACGGTGCGGGCGGAACAGCGGCCTCCAACCTTTATATCAGCATGATCTTTATCCTTATTCTGTTTTTCGTGGCCATTTCCATGCTCAGGGATGCAATGAAATCCAGCAAGGAGGGCGCCGGGCCGTCAATGAAAATCAGTGCTTTCATTTCAAGGCTCTATTTGCCCCCTTATATTTATTTCAAGGTATCCAACGTAAAGGTTTCTCTGTGGGTGATCCTGGTCTGCGGCCTGGCAACGGGCTATCTGGCCGGAACAATCGGTGTTGGCGGATTTATCGGCGTGCCCGCCATGATCTACATTTTCGGGGTTCCCACCGCGGTTGCCGCCGGCTCCGAGCTTTACCTGGCCATGTTCATGGGGGCCTGGGGGGCATTGAGTTATGCGTTTGAAGGTTTTGTGGATATCCGCCTGGCCATGCTGCTGTATCTCGGCTCCCTGGTGGGGGTTTATGTGGGCGCTTACGGGGTAAAAGTGGTCAATGAGGTCATGATCCGAATGGTCACCGGACTTGTCATCCTGCTCTGCGTATTGAGCCGGGCAGTGGCAGTGCCCATGTATTTGCGCCAACTGGGTCTTATCAGCATGGATCCGGCATGGGATCCCTATTTCAACAACATCAGCAAGGCCATCTTGTTTTTTGCAGGCATATCCGGTTTATGTATCATACTCTACAACGTCATCAAGGCATACCGGCAAAGAAGGCGTATCCGGTCAACCCTGATCGAGGCCCGGGCCATGCAGCAAACAGTATCAACCACAACCTGA
- a CDS encoding universal stress protein: MNGKIMVLFDSLSVRKEALEYAIELARRTDSSLVSLFLIDSSGMEPAGAPDWEIQGQQIVGEVEQRVRRAGLEADAEIRTGNPSSELMKFLADYRSPRAIVWGGKFSADGMKRHRDHWLSRIKDRLGCPVVVPARKT, encoded by the coding sequence ATGAATGGCAAAATAATGGTTCTCTTCGATTCTTTATCGGTCCGGAAAGAAGCGCTGGAATATGCCATTGAACTGGCCAGGCGCACGGATTCTTCACTGGTAAGCCTGTTTCTCATTGATTCATCCGGCATGGAACCGGCCGGCGCCCCGGACTGGGAAATACAGGGACAACAGATCGTCGGCGAGGTGGAACAACGGGTCCGGCGGGCGGGTCTGGAGGCGGATGCGGAGATACGAACCGGCAACCCTTCTTCGGAATTAATGAAGTTTCTTGCTGATTACCGCTCTCCCCGGGCCATTGTCTGGGGGGGCAAATTTTCGGCAGACGGGATGAAACGGCACAGGGACCACTGGCTTTCCCGGATAAAAGACCGGCTTGGGTGTCCGGTGGTCGTGCCGGCCCGCAAAACGTAA
- a CDS encoding sigma-54-dependent Fis family transcriptional regulator, which yields MKQMDEYFAQQDDKGREITLILTLLPPPVSLNILCTITDHPPVEILQIVEDLHRSGILSRCKEKGAGYYCLSDFKSATQFINTVPESYRFRTAEKVLAGIYDYLPDGARRWMNVAHIYQVSGMPIQHAGDIVRAGHYCCEQNLPIDAAEYFQLALESMEKTELDREGAKAFIDAVIGLCTCRDTALSKDIQQSWLIKALAFNDEVNAPLHCLKLKVLLAKTFIRTSASGEAKKLLEQAWQMLSKHEFPGELKILVALANSELLFWQGYLNEAIDRYESVIGNHEELPLDVETLKSCVRLGWTYGVAGETARGVGLARSVRRRARQMGAQDLERYATLVLVIILSDAGRLDEGEAFLEEVFSSPAEFLDSYTLWPGNGKKAFFAYRRGEYEKAFHHLSQAWENSKVLGTPHHRGPDNLEVMLGLEERGMIHPEWNFESDIERLLSWPDIYMKGVAFRFKALKAFYRGGPSEQIRADLKQSIALLSRAGAKIELSQAKILLARVMIRENESSRVAALLKSAWDVFSKINPDLFPKDLKPYLDRKSKHAFWVQSLLEIGDAIGTIRTREQLFSQIIKHAMRIAGAERGCIFLRQDGQLKMVASRNIEINEIDSDAFGPQMQLIHQVFETGEQVIQRPDACQPHQDHNLHIKRRTGCFPVRLKDRVMGVIYIDRGPTQLQLPEDEISLLGIISNQAAVAIENMEAYEEISDLKSDLEAETHFYRNHLEASSFQTQMIGRSKPFKKMINLIQQVADSDTTVMITGETGVGKELVAQALHHNNFQLSGPFIAVNIVSLSPELIASELFGHEKGAFTGASQARKGRFELASEGTLFLDDIDAFSLDIQAKMLRVLETREFERVGGTRTLKTRFRLVAASNCNIEDLVRQGLFRSDFYYRLNVFPIHIPALRERPEDIPLLARSFMNKFGKKFGKAIDRISKKDMEALMHYPWPGNIRELRHVIERAVLLSRSNRLELPPLNPQASNSLSDPDEKILPLKEVEAQHIIRALSACHGKVSGSEGAAVLLDIKPTTLYSKIKRMGIKRDDYKMGAL from the coding sequence ATGAAGCAGATGGATGAATATTTTGCACAGCAGGATGATAAGGGCAGGGAAATTACCCTGATTCTCACCCTGCTGCCGCCGCCGGTTTCTTTGAACATCCTGTGCACCATTACAGACCATCCCCCGGTAGAGATTCTTCAGATTGTTGAGGATCTGCACCGCTCAGGAATCCTTTCCCGTTGCAAAGAGAAAGGGGCAGGATATTATTGCCTGTCCGATTTTAAATCCGCAACTCAATTTATCAATACTGTTCCTGAATCCTACCGGTTCCGAACGGCAGAGAAAGTTCTGGCCGGCATCTATGATTACCTGCCTGACGGAGCCAGGCGCTGGATGAACGTTGCCCACATTTACCAGGTTTCCGGCATGCCGATTCAGCATGCCGGTGATATCGTCAGGGCCGGTCATTACTGCTGTGAGCAAAACCTTCCCATTGATGCGGCAGAGTATTTCCAGCTGGCTTTGGAGAGCATGGAAAAAACCGAATTGGACCGGGAGGGGGCCAAGGCTTTCATCGACGCAGTTATCGGCCTATGCACCTGCAGAGACACGGCTCTGTCAAAAGATATTCAGCAATCATGGCTGATTAAAGCCCTTGCATTCAACGACGAGGTCAATGCGCCGCTCCACTGCCTAAAACTCAAGGTGCTGCTTGCCAAAACCTTCATCAGAACCAGTGCATCCGGGGAAGCAAAAAAATTGCTGGAACAGGCCTGGCAGATGCTGTCTAAACACGAATTCCCCGGAGAATTGAAAATCCTGGTGGCCCTGGCCAATTCCGAGCTCCTGTTCTGGCAGGGCTATCTCAATGAAGCAATTGACCGTTATGAGTCCGTTATCGGCAATCATGAGGAGCTGCCCCTGGATGTGGAAACCCTTAAAAGCTGTGTTCGGTTGGGATGGACCTATGGCGTCGCCGGAGAAACAGCCAGGGGTGTCGGACTGGCACGGTCGGTCCGCAGGAGGGCAAGGCAAATGGGTGCTCAGGATCTGGAACGTTATGCCACCCTGGTTCTTGTGATCATTTTGTCGGACGCCGGCAGACTGGATGAGGGGGAAGCCTTTCTTGAAGAGGTTTTTAGCTCTCCCGCTGAATTTCTCGATTCGTATACACTTTGGCCGGGTAATGGCAAAAAGGCCTTTTTCGCCTACCGACGCGGGGAATATGAAAAGGCATTTCATCACCTGAGCCAGGCATGGGAAAACTCAAAGGTACTGGGCACCCCCCATCACCGCGGGCCGGATAACCTCGAGGTCATGCTCGGCCTTGAAGAACGGGGCATGATCCATCCGGAGTGGAATTTTGAATCGGATATAGAGCGGCTGCTCAGTTGGCCGGATATCTACATGAAAGGGGTGGCTTTTCGTTTCAAGGCGCTCAAGGCCTTTTATAGAGGGGGCCCATCCGAGCAGATCAGGGCGGATTTGAAGCAAAGCATCGCCCTGCTAAGCCGGGCCGGTGCCAAGATCGAACTGTCCCAGGCAAAGATCCTTCTGGCTCGGGTGATGATCCGGGAAAACGAGAGTTCCAGAGTGGCGGCTCTTCTCAAATCAGCCTGGGACGTCTTCTCCAAGATCAATCCGGATCTTTTCCCGAAAGATCTGAAACCTTATCTGGACCGTAAATCGAAACACGCCTTCTGGGTTCAGTCTCTGCTGGAAATCGGAGATGCCATCGGCACCATACGAACCCGGGAGCAACTGTTTAGCCAGATTATCAAACATGCCATGCGCATTGCCGGCGCAGAACGTGGCTGCATTTTTCTCCGGCAGGACGGGCAGTTGAAAATGGTGGCGAGCCGAAACATTGAAATAAACGAGATCGACTCGGATGCGTTTGGCCCACAGATGCAGCTTATTCATCAGGTTTTTGAAACCGGCGAGCAGGTCATTCAACGCCCGGATGCCTGTCAGCCGCATCAGGACCACAACCTGCATATCAAGAGAAGGACCGGCTGTTTTCCGGTCCGGCTCAAAGACAGGGTCATGGGGGTGATTTACATTGACCGGGGTCCAACCCAGCTGCAATTGCCGGAGGATGAAATTTCGTTGTTGGGGATCATCAGCAATCAAGCAGCCGTGGCCATTGAAAATATGGAAGCCTATGAAGAGATCTCTGACCTGAAAAGCGACCTGGAAGCAGAAACCCATTTCTACCGGAATCATCTTGAGGCCAGTTCCTTCCAGACCCAGATGATCGGCCGATCAAAACCCTTTAAAAAAATGATCAACCTGATCCAGCAGGTGGCCGATTCCGATACAACGGTCATGATCACGGGGGAAACCGGCGTGGGAAAGGAATTGGTGGCACAAGCCCTTCACCATAACAATTTTCAATTGTCCGGGCCATTTATTGCAGTCAACATCGTTTCCTTGAGTCCGGAGTTAATTGCCAGCGAGCTTTTCGGCCATGAAAAGGGGGCGTTTACAGGGGCGTCCCAGGCACGGAAAGGCCGTTTTGAACTGGCCAGTGAAGGAACGCTTTTTCTGGATGATATCGATGCATTCTCCCTGGATATTCAGGCCAAAATGCTGAGGGTTCTTGAGACCCGGGAGTTTGAGCGAGTCGGGGGTACGCGGACCCTGAAAACCCGGTTTCGTCTGGTGGCGGCCAGCAACTGCAACATCGAAGACCTGGTACGCCAGGGGCTTTTCCGGTCGGATTTTTATTACCGGCTCAATGTCTTTCCCATCCATATTCCCGCACTGCGGGAACGCCCGGAGGACATTCCTTTGCTGGCCCGGAGTTTTATGAATAAGTTTGGCAAGAAATTCGGGAAAGCGATTGACAGGATTTCCAAAAAGGATATGGAGGCCCTGATGCATTATCCCTGGCCGGGCAATATCCGGGAGCTGCGCCATGTGATTGAACGGGCCGTGCTGCTCAGCAGAAGCAATCGGCTTGAGCTGCCACCATTAAATCCGCAGGCTTCCAACAGCCTTTCTGATCCGGATGAAAAAATTCTGCCCTTAAAGGAAGTGGAAGCGCAACATATCATAAGGGCCCTGTCCGCCTGCCACGGCAAGGTCAGCGGTAGTGAGGGTGCGGCCGTGCTTCTGGATATCAAGCCCACAACGCTTTATTCCAAGATAAAACGGATGGGAATCAAAAGAGACGATTATAAGATGGGTGCACTCTGA
- a CDS encoding universal stress protein gives MVKALIPISVNLESSIALRYAQHLSRWIDLRIHDIHVIDSDRAGPMPAAQGWVRNKWEKALTENAEKEISQFLAMENLDLKRTRSTEVVQGDRTEKLLEKVISGAYKLFIEGALPAFDPSDFYSLLGSTLYRSLPCPALVVKNPVILDKTVILMDPKDEQTPVSTYLKIFAGSGIETDIAVYTITDGDELLVRDDGDQPAWIDEVAKTITAQSAAVGKTTRIEGPSAKIAGHLRGYGLVAASVPRNPMRQKPKLEILARLPNPVLICWSETST, from the coding sequence ATGGTAAAAGCCCTGATACCCATAAGCGTCAACCTGGAATCCAGCATTGCCCTCAGGTATGCACAACATCTGTCCCGCTGGATCGACCTGAGGATCCACGATATCCACGTCATTGACTCAGACCGCGCAGGGCCGATGCCGGCGGCCCAGGGCTGGGTGCGCAACAAGTGGGAAAAAGCCCTCACAGAAAATGCGGAAAAGGAAATCAGCCAGTTTCTGGCCATGGAAAACCTGGATTTAAAACGGACCCGGAGCACCGAAGTCGTCCAGGGTGACCGGACCGAAAAACTGCTCGAAAAGGTTATTTCCGGGGCATACAAGCTTTTCATCGAGGGCGCCCTGCCGGCCTTTGACCCCTCGGATTTTTACTCGCTTCTCGGCTCCACGCTCTACCGAAGCCTGCCCTGCCCTGCCCTGGTGGTCAAAAACCCGGTGATCCTGGACAAAACCGTCATCCTCATGGATCCCAAAGACGAACAAACCCCGGTTTCGACTTATCTCAAAATTTTTGCCGGCTCCGGGATCGAAACAGACATTGCTGTCTACACCATCACCGACGGAGATGAGCTGTTGGTCCGGGATGACGGGGATCAGCCGGCCTGGATAGATGAGGTTGCAAAAACCATAACCGCTCAGTCAGCGGCCGTTGGAAAGACAACTCGCATAGAAGGTCCGAGTGCCAAAATTGCCGGGCATTTACGGGGATACGGCCTTGTGGCGGCTTCGGTTCCCCGCAATCCCATGCGGCAGAAGCCCAAGCTCGAAATTCTGGCCAGACTGCCCAACCCGGTGCTCATCTGCTGGTCTGAAACATCAACATAA
- a CDS encoding uroporphyrinogen decarboxylase family protein — translation MLTKRQNLMETIRGGSPDRFVNQYEFLEIILEAPLRTRPKPGETITNEWGITYSWPKDQLGPFPVHDDEHMVLKDITKWRDVVSAPSVEFSDETWAPAVEHANSVDREDKFVTVFFASGTFEMTHMLMGMEAAMMNLYEEPEYMHELIDYLTDYEIRYAKQVIERIKPDALFHHDDWGGQIASFMSPEMFEEFFLEPYKKAYGFWKDNGVELIVHHSDSYAANLVPHMIDMGIDIWQGVMTTNNTPELIKEYGGQISFMGEIDSGVVDCRDWKPEIIAEHVEKACKRCGKHYFIPCLTQGLNLSSFPGVYEAASEAIDAMSKKMF, via the coding sequence ATGCTTACCAAACGACAGAATCTGATGGAGACCATAAGGGGGGGCAGCCCGGACCGGTTTGTCAACCAATATGAATTTCTGGAAATCATCCTGGAAGCCCCGCTGAGAACCCGTCCCAAACCCGGGGAAACCATTACCAACGAGTGGGGAATTACCTACAGCTGGCCGAAAGACCAACTCGGACCATTTCCCGTTCATGACGATGAACACATGGTGCTCAAGGATATCACAAAATGGAGGGATGTAGTCTCTGCGCCGTCCGTTGAATTTTCCGATGAAACATGGGCACCCGCTGTCGAGCATGCCAATTCGGTCGACCGTGAAGACAAGTTCGTCACTGTGTTTTTTGCTTCCGGGACCTTTGAGATGACCCACATGCTCATGGGTATGGAAGCGGCCATGATGAACCTCTACGAAGAGCCCGAGTATATGCATGAGCTCATCGATTATCTGACCGACTACGAAATCCGTTATGCCAAGCAGGTCATCGAGCGAATAAAGCCGGATGCCCTTTTCCACCACGATGACTGGGGCGGACAGATCGCCTCGTTCATGTCACCGGAAATGTTTGAAGAGTTTTTTCTGGAACCTTACAAAAAAGCATATGGTTTCTGGAAAGACAACGGCGTAGAATTGATCGTTCACCACAGCGACTCCTATGCCGCCAACCTGGTGCCCCACATGATCGACATGGGCATCGATATCTGGCAGGGTGTGATGACCACCAACAACACCCCGGAGCTGATCAAGGAATACGGAGGACAGATTTCCTTCATGGGGGAAATTGACAGCGGCGTGGTGGATTGCCGCGACTGGAAACCGGAAATCATTGCAGAGCATGTGGAAAAAGCCTGCAAACGTTGCGGCAAACACTATTTCATTCCCTGCCTGACCCAGGGCCTTAACCTCAGTTCATTTCCCGGCGTATATGAAGCGGCCTCCGAGGCCATTGATGCGATGAGTAAAAAAATGTTCTAA
- a CDS encoding response regulator, giving the protein MEDNQPTRVLILDDESIVCKRLQPFLEKKGYHVEAFYQSPHALRRFMKSPFHIVVTDLKMNGMDGMQFLTEVKKTSPETEVIVITGFASMETAKESFHKGVFDFLAKPFKPEEIYEVIQKAEEKIRGNIKQ; this is encoded by the coding sequence ATGGAAGACAACCAGCCGACCCGGGTTCTGATTTTGGATGATGAATCCATCGTATGCAAACGCCTTCAGCCTTTTCTGGAGAAAAAGGGCTACCACGTGGAGGCATTTTACCAAAGCCCGCATGCGCTGCGGCGATTTATGAAATCCCCGTTTCACATCGTTGTCACGGACCTGAAAATGAATGGCATGGACGGCATGCAGTTTTTAACAGAGGTGAAAAAAACATCCCCGGAAACCGAGGTGATCGTGATCACCGGGTTTGCCTCCATGGAAACCGCAAAGGAGTCCTTTCACAAGGGGGTGTTTGATTTTCTGGCCAAGCCGTTTAAGCCCGAGGAAATTTATGAAGTCATCCAAAAGGCCGAGGAAAAAATCAGGGGCAATATCAAGCAATAA
- a CDS encoding AAA family ATPase yields MQLICISRGTFSGGKSLAQKLARNLDYECLSWEDLVDAANQEGIQVGKLEMATVNPAVFSRRLVLEKEQFLAFATSYMCSRLMESPGLVYHGRAGHHKLAGVSHILRVRVLADYEQRINMIMQERRLDRQKAARYISAVDEDRKRWAYSMYGVSLEDPANYDMIVNLAGMNTENAASALVSTARLPDFQMTPADVNTLKNLDLAARTRLTLAKDERTHGASVKVRADKGVVTVTYLPQDAAMAEFIPAVCAGLPGLKEVHATMAMTNILWIQEEFHPDSDLCDQMVEIATKWNAAVELIKLEPEDKAPAGGQQAVVEAAEPLDSEFQGYNGGIENDSGHTAEDDSPLRTTLDKLAREGRSGGGRVVYGGQRQLINAIDPATPYTLVVIGEIFSSSGHAAVLRATRDLRNFLGERFKAPVVTADELGSQYLFGKRDMIRAGACLAVTVVLFFLIFGNQEFVLAFLSQSGWFADAVEHSFPGATDWAPGLVVSAAVFLLIPVVAFCYGTVASSILKLIKME; encoded by the coding sequence ATGCAGCTTATATGCATCTCAAGGGGAACATTCAGCGGCGGCAAAAGCCTGGCTCAAAAACTGGCCCGGAACCTCGACTATGAGTGTCTCAGCTGGGAGGACCTGGTTGATGCGGCCAACCAGGAGGGCATCCAGGTGGGCAAACTGGAGATGGCCACAGTGAATCCGGCTGTTTTCAGCCGTAGGCTTGTCCTGGAAAAAGAGCAGTTTCTGGCTTTTGCCACCTCTTACATGTGCAGCCGGCTCATGGAAAGTCCCGGGCTAGTCTATCACGGACGGGCCGGTCACCACAAGCTCGCCGGGGTCAGCCACATCCTGCGCGTCCGGGTTCTTGCCGATTACGAGCAGCGCATCAACATGATAATGCAGGAACGGAGACTGGACCGCCAGAAGGCCGCCAGATACATCAGCGCAGTCGATGAGGACAGAAAAAGGTGGGCGTATTCCATGTACGGCGTCTCCCTGGAGGATCCGGCCAACTATGACATGATTGTCAATCTGGCCGGCATGAATACGGAAAACGCCGCCTCAGCCCTTGTCAGCACGGCCCGGCTGCCGGATTTCCAGATGACCCCGGCTGATGTAAACACCCTGAAAAACCTGGACCTGGCCGCCCGGACCCGGCTGACCCTTGCCAAAGACGAGCGGACACACGGGGCAAGCGTAAAAGTGCGGGCCGACAAGGGCGTTGTCACTGTCACCTACCTGCCCCAGGATGCCGCCATGGCCGAGTTTATCCCGGCAGTATGCGCCGGCCTGCCGGGATTAAAGGAAGTCCATGCCACAATGGCCATGACCAACATCCTCTGGATACAGGAGGAATTTCACCCCGACTCGGATCTCTGCGATCAGATGGTGGAAATCGCCACCAAGTGGAACGCCGCCGTGGAACTTATAAAGCTGGAACCGGAAGATAAAGCCCCGGCTGGAGGGCAGCAGGCGGTAGTGGAAGCCGCTGAACCCCTTGATTCGGAATTTCAGGGATATAACGGCGGCATTGAAAACGATTCCGGGCATACGGCCGAAGATGACAGCCCTCTTAGAACAACCCTGGACAAACTGGCCAGGGAGGGAAGATCCGGCGGGGGCCGGGTGGTATACGGGGGACAAAGACAATTGATAAACGCCATAGACCCCGCCACCCCCTATACCCTTGTGGTAATCGGCGAAATTTTTTCATCCAGCGGGCATGCGGCCGTGCTCCGGGCCACACGGGATCTGAGAAACTTTCTGGGCGAACGGTTCAAGGCCCCTGTGGTCACCGCAGACGAACTCGGCAGCCAGTACCTGTTCGGAAAACGGGACATGATCAGGGCAGGAGCTTGCCTGGCCGTAACAGTGGTCCTGTTTTTCCTGATATTTGGCAACCAGGAATTTGTCCTGGCCTTTCTGTCCCAGAGCGGATGGTTTGCAGACGCCGTTGAACATTCTTTTCCGGGGGCAACTGATTGGGCGCCGGGCCTGGTGGTGTCGGCAGCGGTGTTTCTCCTGATTCCGGTGGTGGCTTTCTGCTACGGGACCGTGGCTTCGAGCATCCTGAAACTCATTAAAATGGAATAA